Genomic window (Drosophila sulfurigaster albostrigata strain 15112-1811.04 chromosome 2R, ASM2355843v2, whole genome shotgun sequence):
GGATTAGTGGAATTAGAGGGATTAGCGGATTGCTGTTCAGCGGCGTCACGAGTTTTCATTAAGCAAAACGGGAGCTGTACTTCACTTGAATGAAAATAGTAGTTGAGTTTTTCCTGCAAATTTCCCTGCTGCAAAAGTGAAGTGGAAATGGGGCagacaatattttttattttaggttttatttacaatctatttttaatgtagtatgCTATTGGTGTATTGTAATTATTGTGAGAAAGTTTTTTTATAGGGAAACAGAAGTTGAGTTTGCCGCAGCATCAGCTCATTTAATATGCAAGCGTTCCCACGATTAAACTCCCTTGACCACTGaccaaattcaaatattgataTGTCATCGTCATCTGGTTTACTAGAGCATCATCAACGGGATGGCAGCTAATGATGAACAGCGTTGCAGGGACATAACTTCACATCTCTCAacacatcgcatcgcatcacGCAAACGCATTCCCATGCTGTGCACCTGAGTGAAGCCACTACTGAGGGTGAGGGGGTGGCGTTGGTGTCAGCGGTGTCAGAGGTGGTGGTGGGTGGCTGGCAACACATCCTTTAGTCAAACcgacaacaaaacgaaatgagCTGCAAGCAACCCTCAGCATCAAGAACTCAATAGCGCGGGGTTGCTATTCTAATTAGACCCTTAGCGAACTAGACCCTCGCTCGCTATCATGTCAGCAGCATTTTATTGATCAAGTTACGCATCCGTAATATGAATCGAAATATAATTGCTCATTTTAAGTGTCTTGTCATACATCAACACGCTGTTGCCTTGTTCATGCCTTATTCCATTCCACTctctatttgcatttgaattttcgACATTTCTCATTTCCCACGTAGTCTACCCGGATTGTGTGGACAACCCCTCCTCGAGGACATCGGGCAACGGGCATCGGACATCGGATCGCTAGGCGTTCAGTTTTAATCGCACCAGACTTACGGGATCTTGCTTAACATTATTAAGTACAATATTTTTCACCTGAATTCCATATTAAGCGCTTACTTAAGAGCAATCGCGCAGATTGAGAATGCCTGGGTAGCTCTTTTCGTTGTTGATCcttttgttgtgttgcgttTTTGCCTCTGCGAAAAGCttgctttaaattatttgcccTTGGCTGATCTTGCGTCCCCGAGTCtgcgctcgctctctctctctttaatcTGCTTAAGCGGCACGCGATTAGGCTCCTTGCAACCTCTGCAAGTGCCCCtagcttctgcttctgcttcggcTGATGCGGCAGCAGGCTTAGTTAAGCGCGTGGCGATTAAAACTGCTGCCACTTGAACTTAATTCGAAAGAAAAGGCAGTTGACTAAGCCAGCTTAGTTAGAGGCAAACCAAGAGGCTAGAGGGTGGATATGCATAATACTTATATTTGCTAGTCTATTGATTTgttcaatcaatcaaacagTCGATTAATAAAGCACGCTTGCATCATAAACTCGCATATTGCTCAATAGATGAATGAAGCGCCCTGCTGAACAACCCTTGCCTTCGCCTTTGCATTGTCGCTGTCCAGagacaaaagcagcagctacCCACAGGTACTTCACACACAAATCAGACAAACGCAGCGGCCATAAAACGTCCAGCCATGCCAAAGGATGTGCTCTGAGCACACAACTGTCATAAGGagcagaagagagagagagcgaatggagagcgagagagagcaggTAGTTTGCTCAACGGAAAAAGACCATAAAAGACCCCAGAGCCAAAAGTTGAGAATGAGCCGCTCGCTCTGTGTGCTCTCTCAATGAATTTTCGCAATGGCAGCTCGACTGCCTGTCAGGATCAAAAATCTCTGCCTGCCCGTTAGAGGCAATGTGTGCGAGTGAGCCGGTGATAGAACAACCCCTCTCTGTTGTACGCTGGCCAACGACCAATAAACGCGCACGTCGAACTACCTAAGGGTGATCGACTGAATGGTGAGCTGTGCGAGCGCAGGACTATTAAAACAGGAGCTGGGTGGTGAGCAGACAACACAATCATCCGTGATCTCAACGAGTCCACTTCGCCCAAAAAACCGTCGCTCGTCTCGTCTCTCGTGCCGCCGTGTCGCAAGCAAAGAAACTCAAACCAAAATCGAAACTGTTCTTAATGACAAGCAATTGATTGAAATTGCAGTGCAGTGtcaaacaaccaaaaaaaagaaaagaaagcaaaaagaaattcatttcttCATCCATAAATTGTGCCTATTAAATCGCCAAAATTACGCCCCACATCGGTATGCAGTCGTCGGAGGGTTCGCCAGATATGATGGATCAAAAGTACAACAGCGTGCGCTTGTCGCCAGCACAATCCAGtaagtatacgcagcgtttaacaacagcaaaaaaataccTTGCTATCTCTTTTCTTAAATGGCAATTGAAACTAACAAcatatttttcgtatttttgctCTTCCAGGTCGCATACTTTACCATGTGCCTTGCAAGGTTTGCCGGGATCACAGCTCCGGCAAACACTACGGCATCTATGCCTGCGATGGCTGTGCCGGCTTCTTCAAGCGCAGCATACGCCGCTCTCGCCAATATGTGTGCAAATCACAGAAACAAGGACTCTGCGTCGTGGATAAAACACATCGCAATCAATGCCGTGCTTGCCGTTTGCGCAAATGCTTTGAGGTTGGCATGAACAAGGATGCAGTGCAGCATGAGCGTGGACCACGCAACTCGACGCTGCGTCGCCACATGGCCATGTACAAGGATGCCATGCTCGGTGCCGCCGAGATGCCACAAATCCCACCAGAGATACTGATGAACACAGCGGCGCTCACAGGCTTCCCCGGCATGCCCATGCCCATGCCCAATGTGCAGCGTAGTCATCATCATCCCGCCCTCGGTGCTGGCTTCCAGCCACCGCCGCCTGCCGCTGTGCTCGATCTCTCGGTGCCCCGTGTGCCACATCATCCCGTGCATCAGGGTCATCATGGTTTCTTCTCGCCCACCGCCGCCTACATGAATGCCTTGGCTACCCGAGCACTGCCTCCAACACCGCCTCTAATGGCTGCCGAGCACATCAAGGAAACCGCTGCGGAACATCTGTTCAAGAACGTCAACTGGATCAAGAGTGTGCGCGCTTTCACCGAGTTGCCCATGCCCGatcaattgctgctgctcgaggAGTCGTGGAAGGAGTTCTTCATCCTCGCCATGGCTCAGTATCTGATGCCCATGAACTTTGCCCAGCTGCTCTTCGTTTATGAGTCGGAGAATGCCAACCGTGAGATTGTGGCCGTCGTCTCTCGGGAAGTGCACGCCTTCCAAGATGTGTTGAATCAGTTGTGCCATCTGAATATCGACAGCACCGAATACGAATGTCTGCGTGCCATTTCGCTCTTCCGCAAATCGCCGCCGGCTGCCAGCTCTACTGAGGATTTGGCCAACAGCTCCATTCTTACCGGCAGCGGCAGTCCCAACTCGAGTGCCTCGGCTGAATCCCGTGGCCTGCTCGAGTCCGGCAAAGTGGCTGCCATGCACAACGATGCTCGCAATGCATTGCACAATTACATTTCCCGCACTCATCCGAATCAACCGTTGCGCTTCCAGACGCTGCTCGGCGTCGTCTCGCTGATGCACAAAGTGTCCAGCTTCACCATCGAGGAGCTGTTCTTCCGCAAGACCATTGGTGACATCACAATTGTGCGTCTGATCTCTGATATGTACAGTCAGCGCAAGATCTaaagagttggagttgaaggtCGCAAAGTCTGAAATGGAAATCGAATTTTGCCGTCGGCAAATATTCGCATCCTCATCGCACTTGAAGTGCCTTCGTAGTGCTGGAAACTGTGATATCTAGTGTCGAAGTCGGAAATGAATCTCCAGAACATTGGACAATATTCAACAGTGAACTGCTGCAGAAAGCATAATActtaaatatcaattatacCACTAAAAAATCTCTCGGAGTTGAGccttaaaaaaaatgtgtattcAATCTATCCACAAACGTGATTCAAATTGCATTCCGAAAAGTTGaaactttttgttgtatacTCATATCTAGCATTAGTCTTAATTAATTGTAAGCTCATATCATATGTTTAACACAATTAGAATAGTAAGTactataaagaaaaatgtttaaataaatacatagcTAAAgctttataaaaatacatcatttgaatttattatttcttgggTTGAAGATGGTTTTATAGTGATAAAGTTTGTTAAAGGTTTTTTCGCTTTGAATACTATAGCCAAATTTAACGTTCAGtatccaaaaatatttgtatgaaaatggaaagaatatttttttaaatgatatttaaacAAGTTTAAAAGACAAAACAAGTTGTCAGTGACtaataaaaactaatgaatacttaaattatataattaaatggtTTCTAATTtgatgatttatttatttgcaagtttcttaaatgattattttataattgcatattatattatataatttaatttaaaaacagaaTGTGGTAATATGTgagttattatattaataaagaatattGAAAGTGAGTCATAAGAATTGCACTTTATTCTCATTGCATAGCTCAGTTAAGAATACGTTTGCCATATTTGCCGAAGTaggtttatattattatactatattaagCAGACTTAACTTTAatcgatatttatttataatagatagatataactatatttatttattatagttagatgttatatttatttataatagttaGATATAACAGCAGCGCAGGCTGCTTCAGCTTAATCGTTGTTTCTTACATTACAATTTATCTGATCTTTATttagtaaaattaattattttgggTGTTTCCTTATGTTTCTCGTATTAAAAGaggaaattatatattttagcaGTAGTCCATATAAGCTTGATTATATCTCATttcgtaatttattttaaatagcaGTTAACCTTTGTGGCGACCTTTTATTTGGCGCCTGTAAACGAATGAAAAACAACCTTAGCTTGGACCTATGGACGAATCACACAATGCATTATGCAAATCCTCGAACAAAAGATGCTGCATTTGGCATTTAACGTAGAATCCGACAAATTAGCATAGTTTTTCCGCATGAACAAAACCAAAGTCGGGATTAATTTGGAATGGCAGTTGCCATGAATCGAGAATCGAGAATGGACGCTCCAGTTTGAATGTCCCTCAGCTGGTCTCTCGCTCCCTTATGAAGAATTCAAAAagttaaaaagcaaaaattcaCTTTTGATGACTTTGTCGAGCGTTGATGTTGTGTGGATCGCTGCGAGGACAGACAAAATAACAATTGAATCCTTTAacaaaagcgagagagagcacCCTATCGACGACAATGGCAAATGGATCCGGGCTAGCCAAAAATGAGTTGTTCCATGGGCAAGGCTGAACAAACAAAACTCGAGGCAAAAACACAGTTGCCAATCGGCTGCTGCCGATGCTGctgcaaatttgttgaaattgcGTTGGCCAAAGTAAATAGAAATGTTGAATGCATCACTAGAGAGATAGGTTGAGTACGtacatgagtgtgtgtgtgtgtgttgatgccACTGACACACATCTAGTAGAGGAAACCTACCCTAACCCATAGCACCCAGAGCATCAATGCTTGCGGGGATTTAGAATTAAATATGcttcgttgctgctgccatttcGACTTTGCCGAGGTCCACACACTcgcaaactcaactcaactcaactcgactcggcTCGGCTTGGATGCTGTTCCTgctctgcttgttgttgtttctactgctgatgctgctgctgctgggttGTTGAGCCCTTTTAAGTCCTAATGGCCCTTTATTATCTGCCTTTAGACTTTTAATAGACTCAGAGGCGACGTTTCATACAGCTATATCTGTGTAtttatctccctctctctctctctatttgcAATTGTGGTTGTTCGTCCTTCGTCCTTCTGTGTTGGTTTAATCCTCATCATTCTGTCATCAGTGACGTTTTTCTGCACATTGTTGCCCCTTGCCATTGTTTAGTtcttaatttgtaattttcccttttttttcgcAGTTTGCAAAAACGCCATGAAAcgtattttcactttttgatTTCGCACAACTTGAAGACTTGGGTGTATGTATTGAAATTCTGAGACTAACTTGTACAGCAAAATCAATCCATGCTCTAGAAGTAGAGCCCCGTTGAGTCCCAGATAGGCTCATCTAGTCTCGTCTCTAGTCTGTGGGTCAGTGGGTGTGTGTTGCTCTTAAGCCAAGCTCAGCAGAGAGCACAACTCTTCAGCTCAAGTGGTTTTTCGCCAGAATCCTGTGACGGATTTTCAGTAACACTTTTAATTCATAGATTTTCGTTGATTAAGTAATCCGCTGTCCGCGCGCACACAGTCCGCTGATCAATGAAGGCCCATGATTAACGCAATTCGCGTAAGACGCATCCTCGCAGATGCCTCGCGACTCTTTCGCTACCTCCTTGCAGGCAGGTGTGGAAAGTACACGTCTCGCTGGCGACGGCAGGTTTTCTGTAGCACACAAGCTTAAGCCAAGCAAACAGGTCAAAACCGAGACCGAGAACGAGTcgaagtccaagtccaagtccttGCCCAAGTCTTCTGCCTTGTGGATCATTGCGTGCAATTACCTAGCGAAACAAAAACGCTGAGTATGCAAATAGATTTTAATGGGCTGGATTACCCTTTTGCTAAATGCTCAAATCCTGCCCGGGCGGTCTGCGAGAGAAGAGAGACACCGTAGAAAGTAGAATTCTAGCAGCAACGCAAGCGTTTTGCCCATTTGCttattgttttcaaatataatgaGAATGTCTTTAAgccaaaatattaaacatcCGTTTGATCCTTGGCCAAGCAAGCCGATGCAAATCCGGCTTCCGTTTGGCTCTTTGTTGTACCTGAAGTCAGTTTGGTcaagagagagtgaaagagaaaaatgtatagagtgtgtgagagaacgggaaagagatagagaaagagagcgagagaaagatcTGCACTGAACTGCAGCTAGCAAAAGTCAAAGCGAAACGACGTCGGCGGttgttttttgtaaattgagtAGCTCGATTTATCGCCAGATCAATTTTCTATATCTGCCGCCTAGATAagcaaaagagacagagaagtAAAACTAATACTCTTACTCCTTCTGTAAGCATTCTAATTGTTGTGTGGCTTATGCTAAGCCTTAGCCGCTGGCTCTATAGCTATAGGATAGTCAGAAAGGTAGCTCAACCCGCAGCAGCTCGGCAGCTTAACTTACTTTAGTGGGCAAATGGCAGTTTTTCGTTTGAAAAATTCGTTTACATAGAAAATGGCATTGTTTGTGCCGCTTAGCTCGATAATTTGGCTTTTGGTTCGATCTAATGATGATCATTAGTAGCAAAATGCATTCGATTAAAGCAGCTGTCAAAGATCagcaaatcaatttcatttagtttcCCAAGATCAGCAGCAGTTCATTTTGATCAGTTTCCCAAGTGACAATAAGGCGCAGACTTTTGCTTCAGGGCGGACAATCAAAAGCCAGTGAAGCGTCTGCTAATTGAAAGTACTTAGTCGACGAAGATCTTCTCGATCGTTGCTTGCGTCTTTTATGCTCTTGCAGCAGTACTTGATGGCCCAAGTCTAAGTCTATCGTAAATCCTCAGtcttcttacatttttttattgttacaAACTGCGAAGCGAAGGGACAATAGGGTAACGAGGGCAGCTGATGAGTGGACCTCCTGGAGGTGAGAAAAAATAGTATTGAGTGCAAATCCGTAATGTTGAACAATATCCCTTGGCAGCCACTCGAGCTCAAGTGCAACTTGCGTTTAACCTCAAGAAAGTTGCAATTGCCCGCATGTTTCATTCGCTCGAGATTCGCTTGAATTTCTCGGCTAACAAGTGTTATGCGATCGTCATGTCATGAAAGATTACGAAAGCTATCGAACAGCAGGATTAAACAGGACCACCAGGAGGACAGATCGTTGTGTGTGTTCCGAGCATAGGGGCAAAGTATGGGAAACTTTAGACAACTGTTTGCATTTGCCAGGATTGAAAAAAAGGAAGCAGGATGCTGCTTCTGTCTGTTGATGTGGCTGCCTCGAGGCATTTTGTGATGACGTCGCAATcctaattgaatttgttgccTTTCACATTTGATGTTGTCTTTCGCTCTCTACTTTATATCGTTATCATAACAAAAGCCGACCGCTCACTGGCCCCCAGGCGTTAAAAGCGACTGCGCAGATAGTTAGGGTAACTCTCGGCAATCTGccggcaaaaaataaaaagaaacaaggaCTCATTCTCATCTCAAAATGGCgtcgcagctgcagcagcagcgggtaAACTATTAATTTGATAGGCAACTACTTGATATTATTATGTTGAGTTTTGCCTTTAATTAAGTTGTCGCACGAAGCGTCCCCATTCCCAACCCATTCCCCCCCGTGTATTGTGGGGTTGGAAAAGTTTGAAACTTTTCAACTTCCGGTCAATGCAATGCAGGTGGTCATCATCAGGTGCATGGCATGGCGCATCCGTGCTTTCGATGAAGCCATTATCAAAGCGGGGAGACAACACGCAAGTCCTGGGAACTGTGGCTCAAGTTGACCGACAACGGCAATAAGTGAAAAGCAGTCGCGTCATTCTCGCTCAACTCCTCGATTGCAATGAAGTGCACCACCTTTTGGCCTCGGGAGTTGCGACATTAACAaacgacatcatcatcatgaacCTCATCGATAGGGCCATATGTCAAAATAACAAGCCAGCGATTCACCCCTGGGCCGTAACGGTAATTTAGTCCAAGCAATGCAACCCTGCACGGCTGCATTCCAAAGCAGCGCGACAATTGACGAGAgtgcaatgcaaatattgGAATTGGGCAAGGAGAGTGGACAGAGCACGGAGAATGGGGAAAAAGAATGGAGAGTGGGAAGTGTAACGGTAACGAGCTTTGCCCCCTTGAGATTGTAACAAATCGACTTTGACAAAGCTTCTGTGGGCACACACGGCGTATGAGAACGTTTGGGCGTGGCTGGGCCACTTCAGCGCCCAAGTGGCCACTTATCACACGAAACAACTCGAACAACCGTCAACCgtcgcaacacacacactcacacacaataTTAGTTTTGCATTTGCGCGCTCCCAGGATATCGAGCGAAGAAACAAAAAGGGTTGCATTCTTTTTCGGGATATTGGCAAACCAATTTTCGAGAGCTTTTGTTACGCTGAACGACGCGAGTAAGCCACAAAGGATCAACAACGCTCGAGAATTATTTTGTAGTGCCAGCAAGCGAGgcactttaaaattaattttctatatgCGGTAACTTTGTTTCCAACTTGGCGAAATTTTTTGCACGAAACTGCCGACCGAGTTTGTTGGCGTCTGAAGTGCAGCGGCAACTCGCAATTTGTTGCACCTTTGAACGCAGCTGTCAGTTTTtgccacacaaaaacaaaaacccaaCAAAATCAACTTCAATTTTATGATTATGTTCACAACCACAATAAATTTCCTACTTTTTATCGCAGCCATTTTGTCAAATAAAAGGGATTTGTGCACTAATCCGCAAATGGGACCAAACtagactaaaaaaaaagaaagaaaaaaatggtTTGGCCACGAGTTACTTTCTCTCTCATCGAGACTGATCTGTGTGACATAGCAATTGACGCAGGGCCAGAACAACAGCTGGTTAACTGACTGCTGTTGACAGCAgtaaaaaagagagaaagaaaaaaaaacgcttACAATCAAAATTTGCGCCAGCAGCGAGATTAGCGAGCAATGAGAattttcccctctctctctgtctcttgcaATTTAAACGCTTACATGGGAACTAATTTCTGAAGTGCCCTTGAACACTTCATAAAATACATAGACGACACATAGACACACGTATGTATTTGCATCATTTTGTGGCAAGCGACGCGACAGCCCGCTGCGGGGATTAGCAGTTGAGCAAACATGGCGACAGTCAGCCAGAGAGACAGATAAAccgagagagaaggagagagagagagaggagggaaTATCTAACGGATCGCGTTAGGTGGCACTGACTTGGCATGGCTTGTCAGCTTCATGTGGGCTGCAGCCCTTTGGGGTGGCAATCAAATGTAAACAAGGATGCGCATGGTCTGTGGTCCAATGTTGCTGCTTCCGCCgcgtgctgctgctgatgttgctgttgctgctgtgactgAGTTGAGCTGCTTAAAAAAAGTGCCATGACCCGTCACTGTTTACCATTCGGATCACACTCGAAAACCGTTGACAAAACTGTTAAGCTCACGCAAAGCAATTGCCATGCAGTTCACACAGACAACAAGGATGCGCTACagcatttaatttagttgcgatTGCTAAGCGTAGCGCACTCAATAGTTGTCTACGACGGGTTCAAAGTGCGCCTCATTGTGCGTTGGCtcgtttaattttaatgagtgGCACTCCGACTCGTTGTCTAACTGTTTTGTCTGACTGTCGCAACTGTTTCAGCTTTGTACTGGTTCCGTTTTCAAGGggtgtctctctctgtctccctctctacCATATTTAGGGAGGGAGGAAGCGACAACCCCGCTCGATTTGTCTGCTATGTAAATTGTCACATTATTGTCATAATTCTCAGGCTCTGGATATGGAAATGTGGAAAAACCCATCAACATGAAAATACTTATGACATAATTTGTGCTTTGTTGTGGTTAATTGCCAGTTTGCTATATATGGGGCGTGAGATTAACGACGCGCCAAACAATGCCAAACAACTTCGCTGCCTTAAGCACTTATCCATCAGGTTTGAGCTGAGCACATTTTTCGGATAAATATATTAGGAAATTTCGAGCATGGGCAAAGTGGAAATGTGGTAACTATTAGACTGAGAAATAGATTGCCATTAGAGAGGAAAATTGGTGTTGTTGAAAAACAATCTGGGAATCGTTTGAAAGTAATGCAAGTCTTAATTGTCGAAGCCTAAAcctaattcaatttattgtattttaataaacagtACATATAATGTACGTATAATGTTTCatcatgtatttattttttattttaagaatatgttTTCTTCTAAAGTTGTGCTATTATCATTAATCACTTAAAGGCTTGTATCTGCAACCATTTTAATCTATATTTTCTCAGACAACATTttacaaaaactaaaatagttaaatatgaaaacacTTATGATGTTTACCTTACATTTATCAAAGGGTATAAGGAATGAAAATAAGGCGACAGCAGTTTTAGTAATCAAATTTTTCCTTgaatttattaagtatttctATGCTCTTAATATGTGCATAAATGTAAGTggtcaatatatttttgtggagCATATTTCTTTCTTAGTTATGGCTATATAATACTGGCTATTAAATAgatacatattaaattttggTGATTCACATTTGCAAAGAAATCTTTACTGattaagtttaaataaattcatccATCCTCTTCTTAAATAAAGCAACATAAGTTTAATGGGACAACTGTTTTCTTAATATTGAGTAAGATTTTCAGATTACACTTAACATAAGGGCATCTAATATAATctaaatagcaaataaaacataGATATTCGAAAATTTCAAGAAATATctaaatagcaaataaaacataGATATTCGAAAATTTCAAGAAATATCTAAATAGCAAATAACACATAGGTTGTGGACAGTTtcatgaaatacttttttctcAGAGATATCAGGGATCTCTTAGCTCTCAATATCTCCCCAGTAGCCTCAGCCAATTAACTTGAAATCAATGAGCTGTAAAATCGCGCAATGCCAAAGACGCCGTTTGGAACAAACAACGAGCGAGCAGAAATTCTGCTGGCATTACTTTCAACATCTTAACAGGTATGTAAAAGATCTGGTCTTTGGTATGTGTTCGCAAACCCGAAATAATTGAAACCAATTAGTTTCGAAAAACCttttaattgtgtgtgttcatGTCCATagctgtgtctgtgtgtttcaATGCCCGTCGAAgcatgtgtaaatattttcgtAGAGAGCGGACAATGAGAAGAATGCAATGAAACGGGCAAACATGTGAGAACATGGCAATGACCAAAATAATCCAGTTGATGAAAGgaaaatgcaatgcattttctttttcggACAAAATGGTGTAAGATATTGCCAAATAATTTTGGCCCAGCTACTGAGGCGAAGGCATAAAGACAGAAAATCAACCACAAGACTTTTGTCTACCAACTCAAAGAAGACTGACAACAAAGAGGGAAACATTTGGCATACTCGTAGTTAAGTTGTTGCTGGTTCAattgttgcacgttgcacgttgcacgctgcttgttgcctgttgccaaCTGTTGACGGACTGTCAAAACTGTTTTGGCTGCCGTAAAGAGATGCGCAGGAAATATTAACAGAATACGCAACATACACAACATTATATAAGAAGAATGCAGAATGcattgttgatttatttactttttgattttacGTCGGCTGCTGTTAATTGGACCCAATTTGTTGCTCAGCCAGGCTAAAGATCAGGCCTAATGCTGAGGCtgtgtaaacaaatttgaattgcgACATTCTCATGTAATCAGGATGTGATTAGCTACAGTTTGGCATTAGAGTTTTGCGATGGGAAATCTTTCgatgaaataaaaatctatTGCTACTTTAAGACcttgcagaaaaaaaaacaacagcagcaccttTTGCTCCAAATTCCATAGCCATAATTAGCTACAATTTGTTGGTACGAagcgaaaaggaaaaaaaaacaattgaattttaatttgatttggatttggatttccAAATGTTTCGCTAATGCcactttaaatgaaatcaataagCAGCCCAGTCCAGCAGAGCATGCTAATTATGATTGGCATATCATTATTACCACAAGCACTCCTCAGCTCAACTTCAACCAGTCTTAGACAACAACTACCAATAACCAACTAACCGGCTAATTAAGCAGTCGCAAAGCTGCCCGCCGTCGGCACACTAATCACCTGTGAAAAAGGCTGAAAAGTGGTAGacgaaaaaaacacaacaaatgcgTACCGAAATAAACACTTGAGTTAAGAGtccaaaaaaatatgaattgacTTAAGAGTTGAGTGAATGAATGTGTATATAATATGATAAAAGACGTGTCATGCGAACGGAACTAACTGA
Coding sequences:
- the LOC133838222 gene encoding protein tailless codes for the protein MQSSEGSPDMMDQKYNSVRLSPAQSSRILYHVPCKVCRDHSSGKHYGIYACDGCAGFFKRSIRRSRQYVCKSQKQGLCVVDKTHRNQCRACRLRKCFEVGMNKDAVQHERGPRNSTLRRHMAMYKDAMLGAAEMPQIPPEILMNTAALTGFPGMPMPMPNVQRSHHHPALGAGFQPPPPAAVLDLSVPRVPHHPVHQGHHGFFSPTAAYMNALATRALPPTPPLMAAEHIKETAAEHLFKNVNWIKSVRAFTELPMPDQLLLLEESWKEFFILAMAQYLMPMNFAQLLFVYESENANREIVAVVSREVHAFQDVLNQLCHLNIDSTEYECLRAISLFRKSPPAASSTEDLANSSILTGSGSPNSSASAESRGLLESGKVAAMHNDARNALHNYISRTHPNQPLRFQTLLGVVSLMHKVSSFTIEELFFRKTIGDITIVRLISDMYSQRKI